A segment of the Kiloniellales bacterium genome:
GCGAGGCCGGATCTTCTACGAGGCGTGCTGATAGCGCGGCACCGCTGCCCGCGTCAACGCAGCTTGATCTAGCGGCGGCGCGGCGTTGCGGGTTCGAGGCCGAGGCGGACCGCCGCGGGGCGCCGGCCGGCGAGGAGCAGGCCGCTCTTGAATCGGCTGGTCAGGGAGAAACGGCGCGGCTGCGGCGGCGCTTTGGTCAGTCCCCTGCCCGAGGTCGGTTTCTTCATCGCTTCCGCCTTCGGCTGATTGCTCAGCGGCATCCCTTTCGGAACGCGGTTGGAAACGATAGGCGGCGAAGTGTTAACCAAAGCTGAATCGTGCGGGCGCGACCGCAGCGAAGGGACGCGCCCGCGCCGTCGGAAAGCGATCAGGAGGCCGTTTCCTCTTCCTCGACGAAGCGCGGGAAGACTCCCTGCGGCTTCGGCAGCTCCCTGCCGACAGCAAGCGGCGACGGAAGCGCCGCCGCATCGCGGTCCGCTTCCGCGACGCCGAGTTGGTCAAGCAGCCGGGCCATGGACTGCGGCATCACCGGCTGGCTCACGATTGCCAGGTGGCGCAGCACCTCGGCGCCGACGTAGAGCACCGTCGCCATCCGGGCCGGATCGGTCTTTCTCAAAGCCCAAGGCGCCTGCTCGTCAACGTAGCGGTTCGCGGCGCCGACGAGCTCCCAGGTCGCTTCCAGCGCCTTGTGGAAGGCCTGGACCTCGTAGTGCGCGCGCAGCCGGTCGAGCAGCCCCGCAGCCTGGTCGAGCAGAGCCCGGTCGGCGTCCGCGAAGGCACCGGGCGCCGGCACCCGGCCCTCGCAGTTCTTGGCAATCATCGACAGGATGCGCTGACCCAGGTTGCCAAAGTCGTTGGCCAAGTCGCTGTTGCTGCGACGAATCAGGCTCTCGCGCGAGATGCTGCCGTCATTGCCGAAGGGCACCTCGCGCAGCAGGTAATAGCGCAGCTGGTCCAGGCCGAATTCCTCGACGATGGCCTGGGGCGAGAGAACGTTGCCCAGCGACTTGGACATCTTCTGGCCCTCGACGTTGAGGAAGCCGTGGGCGAAGACCCGCTTGGGCAGCGGCAGGCCGGCGGACATCAGGAAGGCCGGCCAGTAGATCGTGTGGAAGCGCAGGATGTCCTTGCCGATGACGTGCAGGTCTGCGGGCCAGTAGGTCTTGAAGGCCTCGCAGTCCTCGTCCGGATAGCCGACGCCGGTGATGTAGTTGGTCAGGGCGTCGAGCCAGACGTACATGATGTGGTCGGCGTCGCCCGGCACCGGGATGCCCCAGCGGAAGGTGGTGCGCGAGATCGAGAGGTCGAGCAGCCCCTGCTTGATGAAGTTCTCGACCTCGTTGCGCCGGTAATGCGGCAGAATGAAGTCCGGGTTGGCCGCGTAGTGCGCCAGCAGCTTGTCGGCGTAGGCCGAGAGCCGGAAGAAGTAGGTCGGCTCCTCGACCCAGTCGACCGGCGCGCCGGACGGCGCCAGGAACCTGCCCTCGCCGTCCTTGGTCAGCTCGTCCTCGGCGAAGAAGGCCTCGTCGCGCACCGAGTACCAGCCGGCGTACTTGCCGAGGTAGATGTCTCCGGCCGCCTCCAGCTTTCGCCAGATCGCCTGGCTGGAGGTGACATGCCGGGCCTCGGTGGTCCGGATGAAGTCGTCGTTTGAGATGTCGAGGTAGCCGCCCATTGCGCGGAACAGGCCGGCGATCTCGTCGCAGAAGGCCTTGGGCTCCTTGCCCGCGGCGCCGGCGAACTGCTCGACCTTCTGGCCGTGCTCGTCGGTCCCGGTCAGGAAATGCACGTCGTAACCGTCCAGCCGCTTGAAGCGCGCCATGACATCCGTCGCGATGGCCTCGTAGGCATGCCCCAGGTGGGGCGCACCATTGACGTAGGAGATCGCGGTCGTGATGTAGTACGGCGTCTTGTCCGCGGCGGACATGGACAACTCCTCGGAGACTTACCGGGCCTTCGGGATCAGGCCGCGAGGGCCTCGAGCTCTTGGAAGGCGGCCATGAAGACCTGCCGGCGGTCGAGGTTGACCGCCTCGGCACGGCCGAACAGGCGGTGCAACTTCTCCCACAGGCTCGCGGCCTGCGCAAGATTGCCCTGGGCCAGCAGACGGCCGAGCAGGGCGCCCTCCCCGGCCACGATCTCCTCCGGCTGCCGGCCCTGGGCCGCGGCCCGGGCCAGGCGCGCCAGCCACCAGAGCAGCAGATCGCTCGCGGTGCGGAAGGCGGCCCCGGAGCGGTCGCGGCCAAGCCGTTCGGCCAGGGCCTTGAGCTTGGCGAAGTCCGTCCGCGGCAGCTCGGCCAAGAGTGCGACCAGCTCGGCATAGAGCCCGAGCCCGCCCTGCGAAGCCAGGTCCAGGGCCCGGCCGATGCTGCCCTCGGCCAGCTGGACCAGGCCGGCGGCTTCCTGGGCCGGCAGCTCCGGCGCGTAGCGGCCCAGGAGCTGCGTCACCTCGGCGTCTGGCAAGGGCGGCAGCACCAGGTGGCAGCAGCGCGAGCGGATGGTCGGCAGCAGGCGCCCTGGGGCATGGGCCAGCAGCAGCAGCAGGGTGTTCTTCGGCGGCTCCTCCAGGGCCTTCAGGAGGGCGTTGGCGGCGTTGCGGTTCAAGTCGTCGGCGGCGTCGACCAAGATGAGGCGCCAGCCGCCCAAGGCCGGGGTCAGGTGGACGAAGCCAAGGGCGGCGCGGACCCTGTCGACGCTGATCGACTGCTGCGGCTTGCCGCTCTCGTCCTGGCCCCGCTCCAGGACCCTTAGGTCGGGATGGCTGGCCGAGGCGATCAGGCGGAAGGCCTCGCCGTCCTCCGGCACCGCCAGGCTACCGGGGGGATCGCCAGGATCGGCGCCAAAGAGGCCCGGCTCCTGGGCCGCGCGACCCTGCCCTTGTCCCAGGACGAAGCGCGCGAAGCGATAGGCCAGGGTCGCCTTGCCGACCCCGCGCGGCCCGCTGATCAGCCAGCCGTGCGGGAGCCGACCGGAATGGAAAGCCTCGAGCAGCCGCGCCTCGGCGGCGTCCTGGCCCAGCAACAGCGGGTTGGCACGCGGCAGCGGCGGTCCGATCGTCGCCGGCTCAGCAGCGGTCATGGCAGGATTAGCCCCAGGCGCTCGGTGACGGCTTTGCAGACGGCGCGGTGCACCGCATCGGCATCGCCGCGGCCGTCGATCAAGGCGCAGCGCTCCGGCTCCGCCCGGGCGATCGCCTGAAAGCCCTCACGGACCCGCTGGTGAAAGGCAGTTCCCATGGCCTCGTAGCGCGCCGCCCCGCCGGCGCGCGCGCCGGCCCGGGCCAGGCCCAGCTCGACCGGCAGGTCGATGACCAGGGTGAGGTCCGGCCGCGGGCGCTCGGCCACCAGTCCGCGCAAGGCCTCGACCGGGGCCGTGCCGAGCTTGTGGCCGTAGCCCTGGTAGGCCAGGGTCGAATCGGTGAAACGGTCGCAGAGCACCCAAGTGCCGGCGGCCAGCGCCGGGCGGACGGTCCGCGCCAGGTGCTCGGCCCGGGCGGCGGAGTGCAGCAGCGCTTCGGTCAGCGGCAGCCAGCGTTCCGCCGGGCCGTCGACCAGGAGGTTGCGGATCTGCTCGGCGCCGGGGCTGCCGCCGGGCTCGCGGGTCTCGGCCACGGCCAGACCCTCGGCCCGCAAGGCGGCGGCCAGCAGCCCGACCTGGGTCGATTTGCCGGCGCCCTCGCCGCCTTCGAAAGTAATGAACCTCGCCTCCGCCATGGCGGCGACTCTGCCGGGGCGCCTCCCGGCGGTCAATCGGGGGCGCTCGATTGCAGGGGTCGTGCGTGGCGGCTTCCGTCAGGGCGCGCCGGTCACGAAGTACATCAGGGCCGAGACGATCCGCCCAAACGGCCCGAGCTGCTCGACCGAATGCCCGGCATAGAGCGGGAACTCGCGCGGCGCCATTTCCGGGGCGGTCACCCTCAGGGTCCCGATCTGGTCGCCTTCCTGGATCGGCGCCGGCACCGGCTGCTCGTAGATCGCGGTCACGACCATGTCCTTTCGGGCCTTGCGCGGCAGGGTGATCACGATGTCCTCGGGCGAGGTCAGCGGTACGTTCATGGCGTCGCCCAGCCAGACGTCCGCGGCCTCGACGCTCTCGCCGGCCTTGAACAAAGTGTAGTTGTTGAACTCGCGGAAGCCCCAGTTGAGGATCCGTTCGGTCTCCCGGCCCCGCTCCTTCATGCTGCCCAAGCCGGTCGCGACCAGGATCAGGCGCCGGCCGTTGCGCTCGGCCGAGGCCGTGAGGCCATAGCCGGCCTCCTCGGTGTGTCCGGTCTTCAGGCCATCGGCCCCAGTGTTGCGGTAGAGCAGCGGGTTGCGATTGCCCTGGCGGATGTCGTTCCAGGTGAATTCCTTCTCGGAGTAATAGGCATAGTACTCCGGGTATTGCTCGATGATCAGCTGCGCCAGGATCGCCAGGTCGCGCGCCGACATCCGTTGGCGCTCGTCGGGCCAGCCGGTGGCGTTCGCGAAGCTGGAGTTGGTCAGGCCGATCTCCCGCGCCTTGTCGGTCATGGCCTCGGCGAAGGCCTCCTCCGAGCCGGACAGGCCTTCTGCCAGGACGATGGAGGCGTCGTTGCCGGACTGCACGATCACGCCGCGCAGCAGGTCCTCGACCCTGATCTGCTTGCCGACCTCGACGAACATCTTGGAGCCGCCCTTGCGCCAGGCCTTCTCTGACACCGTGAAGGTGTCGTCCAGGGAAAGGCTGCCCTCGCGCAGCTTCTCGAAGACCATGTAGGAGGTCATGATCTTGCTCATCGAGGCCGGCGGCATGGGCAGGTCAGCATCCTTCTCGAAGAGCACCGTATTGGTGCTCATGTCGACCAGGATGGCCTCTCGCGCCAGGGTCTGGAACTCGGCCCTGGCGCCGAAGGAAACGCACAACAGGGCCGCGAGACCGATCGCTGCGGCAGTAAGTCTTGGCATCTTCACTCCAAAGGGGATCTTCGGTCGGCTCTATCGGCTCCCGGATCGGCAGCTGGAATTCGCCTATCGCGGGATTGCGCCGAAAATATGACGGTCGGAGTCTGCGCTGGGATAGCGTTCATTCCACCACGATGCGGGCGTCGTTGTAGCCTTTCGACAGCAGCGAGCTGAACAGGCGATCCGCGTCCTCGATCGAGGCCAGCGGCCCGAAGCGAACCCGGAAAAAATGCCGGCCGTCGACGATCGTGGGCGCGATCGAGGGCCGTCCCAGCGGGGTCAGGCGGACCCGAAGCCGATTGGCGTTGTGGAAATACATGAAGGATCCGGCCTGCACATAGAGCCGGTCGGCCCGCTCTGAACGGATCGTCACAACTCCGTCCGGCTGCGGCATCGCGTTGTCGGCGATGAAATCCAGGCGCCCGCGATCTGCCAAGGGCTCGGCGGCTCTCAGCGACCCGCCGCCGATCGCAGCGCTGTCGTTCGGAGTCGGCGGCGGCGCGGAGGCCGATGGCGCCAGGGGCACCACGGCCACCGCCACAGTCGGCACCGCCAGGGGCGCCGGGTCGTCGTCCTGCCGCGATTGGGCCGCGGCGGCGAGGCGGCGGCTCTCCGCTTCGATCAGTTCGACCCTCACCTTTGCGGTCCCGGCCTCCTGAAATCCCAGGAGCTCGGCGGCCTGACGAGAGACGTCGATGATTCGGCCGCGCGCGAAGGGCCCGCGATCGTTGACCTTGAGCCTGAGCGAGCGGCCGTTCTCGAGATTGGTCACCCGAACCATGGACGGCATCGGCAGGGTCCGATGCGCGGCCGTCAGGGCTTCCTGATCGTAGGTCTCGCCGTTGGCCGTCGGCTTGCCGTCGAAGCCGGGGCCGTACCAGGAGGCGATCCCCGTCTCGTCGTAGTCGTACTGAATCCGTGGGTAGTACCAGGTGCCTTGGATCTGATAGGGCTTGCCGATCTTGTAGTGCCCGGCTGCGGGGGCCGGCCGCTCGGGCCTGGCCTTTTTGCTCTCCTCGACGCTGTGGACCGCCACCTGGGTCTCGCTGCAACCGCTCAGCCAGACGGCAGCGGCGGCCAGCACGGCGAGCCGGTGGCTCGAGTGGCACCGCCCTGAGCTTTCCCAGAACCGGCTCAATTGACGCCCTCCTTCTTGTCTCCGCCAGGCTCGATCGATGCCTGTCGAAGCTGCTGCAGCAGATCGGCAGAGGGATAGCCGTCGGGCGGCAATCCGGCGCCGCGCTGATAGGCGCGCACCGCCCGCCGCGTCAACGGCCCGGCGACGCCATCGGGTTTCCCGACGTCGAAGCCCAGGGTGTTCAGGCGACTCTGGATTTCCTCGACCTCGGCCCGGCTCAGCGGCCGGTCGGAGGAATCCGGTTCGCTGAGGAGCCGGCTCCGGCCCTTCAGCCGGTCGGCCAGATGCCCGACCGCCAGTGCGTAGAGAACCGAGCGGTTCCACTTCATGATGGTGCGGAAGTTCTCGTAGACCAGGAAGGCCGGCCCCCGATGTCCCGCCGGCAGCACGATCGAGCCGGTGATCTGGGAAACCGGCAGGCGCTTGCCGTCGCTTCGCCGTATCCCGAGCCGGGCCCAGTCCGAAACCGCCCGCCGGGTCCCGAGCCCGGCCAGCTCGAGGTCGAAGCCCTTCGGCAGCCGGACCTCGCGGCCCCAGGTCTCCTCCTTGCGCCAGCCGATGCGGCTCAAGTAGTTGGCCGCGGATCCGAAGGCGTCCGGCAGGTTGGTCCAGATGTCGCGGCGGCCGTCGCCGTCGAAGTCGACCGCGTAGCTCTTGAAGGTCGAGGGAATGAACTGCATGTGCCCCATGGCGCCGGCCCAGGACCCCAGCATCTTGTCCGGCGCGATATGCCCCTGCTCCAGGATCCGCAGGGCATCGATGAGCTGGACCCGGAAGAACTTGCTGCGCCGAGGGTCGTACGCCAGGGTCGCCAGGGCTTCGACGACCCCAAAGCGGCCCTTGTAGTCGCCGAAGTTGCTTTCCAGCCCCCAGAAGGCCACGAGGTAGTGCGGCGGCACGCCGTACCCGCGGTAGACCCGCGCGAGGAGCCGGCGGTGCTTGACGAGCAGCTGCCGACCGCGCTTGATCCGCTCCTTGGTCAGGCGCTTGTCGAAATAGCCCCAGAACGTCTGGGTGAACTCCGGCTGGCGCCGGTCGAGCTCGACGATCTTGGGGTTCGGCCGCAAGCCGGTCAGCGCCTTGTCGAGTGTCGCCTCTGAAACGCCTTGCCTGCGGGCCTCGGCTCTCAGCTCGCGCAGGAAGTCGTCGAAGGTCCCCTGGGCCGCGGCCAGCGGTGAGAAGGCCGTGCTCAACGCGGCCACCAGGACCCAGAGCCGGAGGCCGGCTAGACGGCGTCCCCAGGACCTCCGGCAAGCTTCAATCTGGAGCGAGATCAATCGTTCAACCTTCGCGTCGACACCGCGGCAGGAAGCGGTGAACCTTCTGCCACAGGTGCCTGCTTCGCGCAATCCGCGGTTTCGCACCACGGCGTTCCAGGCCCCGAAGGCCTTCGCCCGCCGCTCCCGGGACGGGACGGCGCCCGCTGCGGCGCTGCCCGGAGTCCTCCGCGAGGCGCCGAAACCCTACGCCGGCAAGCCCGCCCTTCAAACGTCCAGAGCACTCAGAGAAAGGCCGCCGCCCGGCGAGCCCGGAGGCCGCTCTACAGAAAGCCCTGATTCATTTCGATCTTTCCCGAGGCTATCTGGCTGTTTTTCTTGATTCAATTCAATTACGTGTACAGATTATTCTGCATTTTTATAGAAGCTTAACAATTAGTTTCTTCTTAAGAATTTCATGTTTGATGGTAGTTCTGCAAATAAGACTTGCAACTATTTGTCTTTATTTGTTCGTTTTTCGGTTGCGGAGGGAGGTACTCCAATGCGGTTCCCGATGTTCGCAAGAGCGCGCTCGGCCCTGCATCGCTACAAGCAGAACGAGGAGGGCACGGCCATCGTACTCCTCGGCTTCGCGGTCTTCGTCCTGGTCGGCGCGGCCGGCCTGGCCTTCGATGCCGGGCGCGGCTACATGCTCAACGCCAGGCTGAGCCAGGCCGTGGACGCCGCCGCCCTGGCCGGCGGCCGCTCGCTCAGCATCGGCAGCGGCGGCGATTACAAGGCAGTTATCAAGAAGTACTTCAAGGCCAACCTGCCCGACGGCTACATGGGCGCCGAAATCCCGGATCCCATCATCGAGCTGAAGGGCGATGGCGACGAGATCGAGGTCGTCGCCACGGCCACGGTGCCGACCACCCTGATGCGGGTCCTGGGCTCCAAGAGCATGAAGATCGACGCCCGGGCCGTGGTCCACCGGGCGGTCAAGGGGCTGGAAGTCGCCCTGGTGCTCGACAACTCAGGCTCGATGTCCGGCGGCAAGATGACCGACCTCAAGGATTCCTCCAAGCTCCTGGTCGACATCCTCTACGGCGACAACGACGTCGTCGAGGACCTCTACGTCTCCATCGTGCCCTTCACCGGCCGGACCAACCTCAAAGGCCACACCCAGGTCCATCCGGTCGAACCGCCGCCGCCGAGCTCGACCTACATCTGCCTCGACATGCGCGGCGGGAACTTCGCCGAGAACGACGCGCCGCCGGTCACCAATCCCTTCGACCACTTCTCCAACGGGCCCTACACCTGGGAAGAGAATTCCACGAAGCACAAGGACAGGGTCTGTCCCAAGGCGGCGATCCTGCCTCTGGTCCAGAGCAAGTCCACGGTCAAGACGGCGATCAACGGCATGAAGGCCAAAGGCTGCACCCGCTACGACATCGGCACGGTCTGGGGCTGGCGGAACATCTCGCCCCGCTGGCAGGGGCTCTGGGGCGGCTCCCCGGGCAGCCTGCCATTGGCCTACGAAGAGGCCGACATGGAGAAGGCGATCATCATCATGACCGATGGCGCCAACACGCCGGACTGCCTGAAGGATGTCCAGACGGAGGAGCAGACCGAGCAGGCCTTCTCCCGGATCTGCGCGGACATGAAGGCCAACGGTATCGTGATCTACACCATCACCTTCAAGCTCGACGATCCCGACACCAACGACCTTTTCCGCACCTGTGCCTCCGGTCAGGAGCGCTACTTCAAGTCGCCCTCCAGCGACGCGCTGGAGACCGCCTTCACGACGATCGCCAACGATCTCTCGACCCTGCGGCTGAGCCAGTAGGAGAGGTCACGGCCGGCCGTTCGACCGAGTCGAACGGCAGAGACGACACGCAAGAGCCATCGGGGCGCGGCCAAGGGGCCGCGCCCCTTTTCCTTGCCCCGGCCCCCGGCGGCGCCCTTGGTCCGGCCCAACGCTTGGTTCGAGCCGGCGATCAATGCCATGACGGCCAAGGGCCGCACCCCCCACGACATCGGTGCGGTCTGGGGCTGGCGGGACATTTCGCCCGAATGGCGGGGTGTCTGGTCCGGCTCCGGCGCCAGCCTGCCCCTGGACTATCAAGAGGCCGACCTGGAGAAGGCGATCCTCATTCGGATCAGCGCTTTCGTCCTGATCGGCCTGACAGACATCCAAGGCGTGCAAACTGCGCATGTAATTCTATATATTACTACCACAAATACCTAGATTATTTACTGCATGTTAAGAGATAAGGAGTGAAGTGTTTCTCTGCAGAGGGCCTTTTCACCAAATTTATTGGGCCTTTTATTTCCTTATTCTGGGGCGGGAGGCCCTGAAGACATGCGCTCGTTCTTTCAATCCCGGTTTCGCCCGGCGGTGGGCCGCTTCGCCAAGGCGGAAGACGGTACGGCCATCGTCCTTCTCGGGTTTTCGGTCTTCGTCCTTGTCGGCGCGGCCGGCCTGGCCTTCGACGCCGGGCGCGGTTACATGCTCAACGCCAGGCTGAGCCAGGCCGTGGACGCCGCCGCCTTGGCCGGCGGCCGCTCGCTCAGCATCGGCGGCGGCGGTGACTACAAGGCGATCATCAAGAAGTATTTCAAGGCCAACCTGCCCGACGGATACATGGGCGCCGACGTTCAGGAGCCCACGATCACGCTCAGCACCGAAGGCGACGAGATCGAGGTCTTCGCCACGGCCACGGTGCCGACCACCCTGATGCGGGTTCTGGGCTCCAAGAGCATGAAGATCGACGCCCGGGCCGTCGTCCACCGGGCGGTCAAGGGTATGGAAGTCGCGCTGGTGCTCGACAACTCAGGCTCCATGTCCGGCAGCAAGATGGGCGACCTCAAGGACTCCTCGAAGCTCCTGGTCGACATTCTCTACGGCGACAACGAGACGGTCGAAGACCTCTATGTCTCGCTGGTTCCTTTCTCGGGCCGGACCAACGTGAAGGACCAGGTGGAGATCCATCCGACGTCCCCGCCGAACCCGGACTACGTTTGCCTCGACATGCGCAGCGGGACCTTCGCCGAGGACGACACGCCCCCGGCGACAAGTCCCTTCGGGCACTTCTCGAACGGCGAATACACCCACGAGAACGATCCCGGCAAGTACAAGAGCAAGGTCTGTCCGAAAGCCCAGGTTACGCCGCTGATCCAGCCCAAGACGTCGGTCAAGTCCGCGATCGACGCCATGCAGGCGAAGGGCTGCACCCGCTACGACATCGGTTCGGTGTGGGGCTGGCGCAACATCTCGCCCGAATGGCGGGCTGTCTGGTCCGGCTCCAGCGCCAGCCTGCCCCTGGACTATGAAGAGGCCGACATGGAGAAGGCGATCATCATCATGACCGATGGCGCCAACACGCCGGACTGTCTCCAGGACGTCCAGACCCAGGAGGAGACCGAGCAGGCCTTCGCCCGGATCTGCGCCGATATGAAGGCCAACGGCATCGTGATCTACACGATCACCTTCAAGCTCGACGATCCCGACACCAACACCCTGTTCCGCGAATGCGCCTCGGGCGCGGAGCGCTACTTCAAGTCGCCCTCGGGCGACCAGCTGGAGGCCGCCTTCACGGCGATCGCCAACGACCTCTCGACCCTGAGGCTGAGCCAGTAGCGGCTTGGTCACCGACCCCTCGACTCGGGGCCGCGGCAGATCCTGCCGCGGCCCTTTTCCTATGCGGAGCCCGGGCGCTCCGCCGGAGACGCCGTCCGGCGGCAAGGCAGGCGACCTCTCGGTCGAAACATCGCGTTTTGGTTGTAAATGTTCAGTAAACTAAATAAAAATTGAATACACTAGAGTATTGCATATTTATTTATCCGGAGATTTGGGTTATATTTACTTTCACAAGTCGTTCCGGATGGATACATGAAGATCGCGGCGACTCAACGACTGCGGGACCGTCCAGCAAGCTTCCTTCGCGACGAGGGGGGCTCCGGCCTCGCTCTGATCGCGTGGTCGATGCTGACCTTGGCGGCCGCCTCGGGCCTCGCTTTCGATGCCGGCCGCGGCTACCTCATCAAGGCCAAGCTCGGCCAGGCCGTCGATGCCGCAGCGCTCGCCGGCGGCCGGGCGCTGGCCGCCCGGGACGGCGCCCGCTACGAGTCCCAGATTATCAAGTATTTCAGGGCGAACTTCCCCGACGGCTATCTGGGCGTCGCGGTCGCCGAGACCGAGCTCGACATCCGGTTGCGGGGCGAGAAGATCGAGGTCACCGCCTCGGTCGAGGTGCCGACGACGTTGCTGCGGACGGTCAACATCCGGGGCTTCACCGTCTCGGCCAGCGCAGCGGTCAACCGCACGGTGCGAGGCCTGGAGATCGCCATGGTGCTCGACAACTCCGGTTCCATGAATGGTCGCAAACTCAGAGAGTTGAAGGCAGCCGCGGATATTCTGGTCGAAGCCCTCTACGGCGACGGTGGGACGGCCGACAACGTCTACGTGTCCCTGGTGCCCTTCACCGCCCGCGCCAACGTCAAGGGCCAGGACAAGGTCCACCCGGGCAAGTCGCCCAACAAGGACTACGTCTGCTTCGACGTGCGTCCCGGCACCCACGCGGTGGGTGACAGCAATCCCGTCGACATGCCCTTCGAGCACTACTCCGGGACCCTCTCGGCCGACAGGAACCCCAAGGCCTATGCCGACAAGATCTGCCCGAAATCGGCCGTTCAACCCCTCACACGAAAGCGGGCCGAGGTCGAGGGCGCGATCAGGGACATGAAGGCGAAGGGCTGCACCCGCTACGACCTCGGGGCGGCCTGGGGCTGGCGCGCGCTCTCGCCCAAGTGGCGTGGCTTTTGGCAGGGCGTGGAGTTCGAGCAGCCCTTCGAGTACGGCGAGCAGGGCCTCTCCAAGGCGGTCATCATCATGACCGATGGCGAGAACACGCCCAAGGACTGTGCCCTCGATCTGGAGAGCAAGCAGGAAACCGAGGCGATGTTCGTCGAGGCCTGCCAGGGGATGAAGACCGAGGGCATCATCGTCTACACCATCACCTTCCAGGTCGAGGACGAGACCACCAACGCGATCTTTGAGAGCTGTGCGTCCGGAAGGGCCCGGGCCTTTCGCTCGCCCGACGGCGCCGAGCTGATCTCGGCCTTCGAGGAAATCGCCGGCGATCTCTCGACCCTGCGCCTGGTGCAGTAGGCCCTCGCAGGCGCGCGAATCAAGTCTGCAGCGGCTTTCCCCGGTGCCTCACAGACGGCCGACGGCGCGGGTGGCGCCGGTTGTGGTGCCCCTGCGGGGGTTGTGCCATAACAGGGTTGCTGCAACCGGAGATCCGGAGGCGACGAGTCGATGCGGGGTTGCTTTCTGCGGGCTTTAC
Coding sequences within it:
- the metG gene encoding methionine--tRNA ligase, translated to MSAADKTPYYITTAISYVNGAPHLGHAYEAIATDVMARFKRLDGYDVHFLTGTDEHGQKVEQFAGAAGKEPKAFCDEIAGLFRAMGGYLDISNDDFIRTTEARHVTSSQAIWRKLEAAGDIYLGKYAGWYSVRDEAFFAEDELTKDGEGRFLAPSGAPVDWVEEPTYFFRLSAYADKLLAHYAANPDFILPHYRRNEVENFIKQGLLDLSISRTTFRWGIPVPGDADHIMYVWLDALTNYITGVGYPDEDCEAFKTYWPADLHVIGKDILRFHTIYWPAFLMSAGLPLPKRVFAHGFLNVEGQKMSKSLGNVLSPQAIVEEFGLDQLRYYLLREVPFGNDGSISRESLIRRSNSDLANDFGNLGQRILSMIAKNCEGRVPAPGAFADADRALLDQAAGLLDRLRAHYEVQAFHKALEATWELVGAANRYVDEQAPWALRKTDPARMATVLYVGAEVLRHLAIVSQPVMPQSMARLLDQLGVAEADRDAAALPSPLAVGRELPKPQGVFPRFVEEEETAS
- a CDS encoding DNA polymerase III subunit delta'; this encodes MTAAEPATIGPPLPRANPLLLGQDAAEARLLEAFHSGRLPHGWLISGPRGVGKATLAYRFARFVLGQGQGRAAQEPGLFGADPGDPPGSLAVPEDGEAFRLIASASHPDLRVLERGQDESGKPQQSISVDRVRAALGFVHLTPALGGWRLILVDAADDLNRNAANALLKALEEPPKNTLLLLLAHAPGRLLPTIRSRCCHLVLPPLPDAEVTQLLGRYAPELPAQEAAGLVQLAEGSIGRALDLASQGGLGLYAELVALLAELPRTDFAKLKALAERLGRDRSGAAFRTASDLLLWWLARLARAAAQGRQPEEIVAGEGALLGRLLAQGNLAQAASLWEKLHRLFGRAEAVNLDRRQVFMAAFQELEALAA
- the tmk gene encoding dTMP kinase, coding for MAEARFITFEGGEGAGKSTQVGLLAAALRAEGLAVAETREPGGSPGAEQIRNLLVDGPAERWLPLTEALLHSAARAEHLARTVRPALAAGTWVLCDRFTDSTLAYQGYGHKLGTAPVEALRGLVAERPRPDLTLVIDLPVELGLARAGARAGGAARYEAMGTAFHQRVREGFQAIARAEPERCALIDGRGDADAVHRAVCKAVTERLGLILP
- a CDS encoding D-alanyl-D-alanine carboxypeptidase family protein; the protein is MPRLTAAAIGLAALLCVSFGARAEFQTLAREAILVDMSTNTVLFEKDADLPMPPASMSKIMTSYMVFEKLREGSLSLDDTFTVSEKAWRKGGSKMFVEVGKQIRVEDLLRGVIVQSGNDASIVLAEGLSGSEEAFAEAMTDKAREIGLTNSSFANATGWPDERQRMSARDLAILAQLIIEQYPEYYAYYSEKEFTWNDIRQGNRNPLLYRNTGADGLKTGHTEEAGYGLTASAERNGRRLILVATGLGSMKERGRETERILNWGFREFNNYTLFKAGESVEAADVWLGDAMNVPLTSPEDIVITLPRKARKDMVVTAIYEQPVPAPIQEGDQIGTLRVTAPEMAPREFPLYAGHSVEQLGPFGRIVSALMYFVTGAP
- a CDS encoding septal ring lytic transglycosylase RlpA family protein, which encodes MSRFWESSGRCHSSHRLAVLAAAAVWLSGCSETQVAVHSVEESKKARPERPAPAAGHYKIGKPYQIQGTWYYPRIQYDYDETGIASWYGPGFDGKPTANGETYDQEALTAAHRTLPMPSMVRVTNLENGRSLRLKVNDRGPFARGRIIDVSRQAAELLGFQEAGTAKVRVELIEAESRRLAAAAQSRQDDDPAPLAVPTVAVAVVPLAPSASAPPPTPNDSAAIGGGSLRAAEPLADRGRLDFIADNAMPQPDGVVTIRSERADRLYVQAGSFMYFHNANRLRVRLTPLGRPSIAPTIVDGRHFFRVRFGPLASIEDADRLFSSLLSKGYNDARIVVE
- a CDS encoding lytic murein transglycosylase, giving the protein MAALSTAFSPLAAAQGTFDDFLRELRAEARRQGVSEATLDKALTGLRPNPKIVELDRRQPEFTQTFWGYFDKRLTKERIKRGRQLLVKHRRLLARVYRGYGVPPHYLVAFWGLESNFGDYKGRFGVVEALATLAYDPRRSKFFRVQLIDALRILEQGHIAPDKMLGSWAGAMGHMQFIPSTFKSYAVDFDGDGRRDIWTNLPDAFGSAANYLSRIGWRKEETWGREVRLPKGFDLELAGLGTRRAVSDWARLGIRRSDGKRLPVSQITGSIVLPAGHRGPAFLVYENFRTIMKWNRSVLYALAVGHLADRLKGRSRLLSEPDSSDRPLSRAEVEEIQSRLNTLGFDVGKPDGVAGPLTRRAVRAYQRGAGLPPDGYPSADLLQQLRQASIEPGGDKKEGVN
- a CDS encoding pilus assembly protein TadG-related protein → MRFPMFARARSALHRYKQNEEGTAIVLLGFAVFVLVGAAGLAFDAGRGYMLNARLSQAVDAAALAGGRSLSIGSGGDYKAVIKKYFKANLPDGYMGAEIPDPIIELKGDGDEIEVVATATVPTTLMRVLGSKSMKIDARAVVHRAVKGLEVALVLDNSGSMSGGKMTDLKDSSKLLVDILYGDNDVVEDLYVSIVPFTGRTNLKGHTQVHPVEPPPPSSTYICLDMRGGNFAENDAPPVTNPFDHFSNGPYTWEENSTKHKDRVCPKAAILPLVQSKSTVKTAINGMKAKGCTRYDIGTVWGWRNISPRWQGLWGGSPGSLPLAYEEADMEKAIIIMTDGANTPDCLKDVQTEEQTEQAFSRICADMKANGIVIYTITFKLDDPDTNDLFRTCASGQERYFKSPSSDALETAFTTIANDLSTLRLSQ